One Streptosporangium becharense genomic window, GTCACGGTGAGGGCCAAGGGCTGCCCTGGCTGCCACAGCGGCGTGGTGAACCCGGTGAACATGCCGAGGCCGACAGTCCAGGCCGCAGTGGTCGCGGGGATCCAGCGGGCCGCGTGCCGTACGTGACAGCGCAGGACCAGCCACTGAGCGGTGCCGATGGAGGCCAGCAGGACGGTGCCGAGGAGGGCGACCACGATGGCGAGCGGCACCGGCGGCCAGGCGGCCATCGACTCCCCGTAGATGGACGGGATCAACCCGATGAGGTAGGCCAGCGCGGCGGCGCCCGCCGTGGCGGCGATCCATCGGCGGCGACGCAGCCTGGGCAGCGCGTGACTCAGCACCGCGGCCTGCCCCCAGCCCAGCAGGCAGCCCTCGACCGCGCCCGCGACCAGCAGCGCCGGCACGGTGACCGCGGAGGTCATGCCGGCGGTGAAGGTGCCGACGCAGGCCGGTACCGCGAAGCCGGTGAACTCCGCCAGGGTGACCGTCGCGAACCAAGCCCGTGCGAGCGGCCGGCCACGAAGGGGAAGAGTCGACGGTAACGGCCCGGGGAAGGTGATCACCACGAAGGTGGCGTCCTCGGGCAGCGCGACACGTGGATGAGCCCGCCGGTATGCCTCCGCGGCGGCGCTTTCCGGTCCGGTCACGACGACGCCCGTCCCGCCGTGCCACCGGCCGTCCAGCAGCACCTCGACCGGAGCCCGGCCAGTGAAATGGCGCCACCAGCGCTTCTTCGCGGCGTCACCGGCCAGCACCACGACCCGGTCGTCGTCACGGGCGACCTGCACCGGTAGGGCGACCCGCACGCCGGTACGCGAGGTGTAACGCAGCACGCCCATTCCACAGTCGAGCGGCGATCGCGCGGCCGAGTCGAGTAGCCGCATCACCAGCCGATTCGTCAGCGGGATCCGTGGGTTCCCCGCTCGGAGTCGTCTCTTGCCGCGCGCCGGGCCCGAAGTCATGGTCACCTCCTCACTGTCGCCATCCCCGGCCCTCCGGCACAGGGCCGAAAGCACCACCCGCGGAAGGCTTTCGGCCCCGATCACGGTGAGAACCCACGCCGGGCCCGGGAGCACGTCGGTTTCCCGGTCGACGATCCGCCCTGCGCTCTGGCCGGTTTCCTGGCCGGCGGCCCGCGCTGAGCTCTCGTCCTTGGTTCACCGCGACAGGGTGTGCCGATTCCAGGCGGAAGCGGCCGCGGGAATCCTGGCGCTGAGATTTTTGAGCATCCTGCGTTCGCACAGGAACGATCCCGGGTCGATGAACAGCGACCAGAAGACCTTCCGCAGGGACGAACGAGGCGGGGCCATGCGCCACCGGCTCACCAGGCGGGTGCGATCCTGGCCCGCCGCGCGCAGGGACACACACCATGTGCCGCCCTTCTCGTCCCCGGCCACGAGCAGAGCGCCGGGGTGCAGGAGGCGGACCCCGGGCCCATGCCGGGGGTCATGAGGATCCGGTCACCAACCCGAAGATCCTGCAGGTCGGCGACGACATGGTTCGCGCTGGGCCTGCCGTCGTTGTCGAGCCAGTCATAGCTGTACCAGCCCGCCCGGCCCCAGCCGATCTGTGCCAGCCACGGCCACACCTGCCCCGGACGGGCCTCGATGGTGACCGCCCGGGTGGTGACACCCGCGCCCGGGATCACCTCATCACCCGGCATCACCGCGGCCACCTCGGCGTCGGTGGCACCCCAGCGGTGCTGCCAGGGCTGGAAGACCAGCCCGCCCGCCAGGAGGACCACGGCGGCGAGCACGACACCCGCGCCCAGCCCGACCCACAACCCGAGCCAGAACGCCAGCCCGGCCAGGACCGCCAGACACGAAGCCACCACCGCCAAGATGATCCCCGCGATGATCGATGCGGTGCGCATGCCCTCACCCCCGCCTTCCGAACTCCTCTGAACTCAGCGTCGGCCGGCGGTCCGGTCACCGGACAGGGACCTACGGCCCCACACCGCCGGGATCTGGTCGGCAACACCGGTCGCTCACGAGTCGTGACAGGCGGTAGGACGGCGCCCCTCTCCCCCGCCGCCTTGAGCGGGGCCGCAGGTCTTCCTCACGCGTCCGATACAGAACACAGGACACAGGCTGGTCCCTCTCACGAGGGCCCAACGGCCCTCCCCCTCCAGGCACAACAGCGCGCATCGTGGTGAGGGTCCGGTCCCCCGATGATCGGCCCGTGAGGAGAGGTCGAGGCTGTGATGGGCAGACCAAGCCAGGCGGGCACACCACGAGGCATCGCCGGAGGGCTGTATCGCCTCAAAAGATGGATGTACCGGTCAGGGCGGCCCAATCTGCTGGCACGAGCGATGAACGCCGTCTCGGCGGTGCAGTTCTCCAGCGGGATCCTGGCGCCACGTCACCGGGTGACGTTGCAGGTGCCCGGCCGGCACACCGGCAGACCGGTCTCCTGCCTCCTGGTGGTCGTGGACCACCGGGGTGAGCGCTATGTGGTGGCGATGCTCGGGGAACGGGCCAACTGGGTACACAACGTACGGGCCACCGGCGGCCGGGCGGTGCTGTGCCACGGCACCCGCGAAGCGGCACACCTGGAGGAGATCAACTCCTTCACCGAGATCCTCGACAGCACCGTCTGGCCCGGCTGGTCTTCGAGGTGTGACCCTCTCCCACGGCGCGGCCGGCCACATCGTCCGCCTGCGCCGGATCACCCGGTTGGGCGAGCGCCGCGGGCCGTTGGTACCGAGTTGACAACCGGTCTCCACGGTGACCCCTTCCGGCGACGGGCACGATCTCGTCGTCCGGCTCGGCGACCGGGTGCTGTGGAGACCAAGGACCCGCCGGGGCGGCGTGACATCCCGGCGACGCAGGACTTCCGGCCCTGCCCGCGTGACCGGAAGCGCAGTGAGATGAAGAAGGAACCCCCACCCCTCAAGGAGGACACGATGCGCGTGAAGGTCAGCGAGGTCATGACCCGCGAGGTGACGTCCGTCGGCGGCGCCACCCCGTTCAAGGACGTCGCCGAAGTGCTCATCGCCCACGGTGTCAGCGCGGTCCCGGTCGTCGATGCCGGCAACCATGTCATCGGCGTCGTCTCCGAGGCGGACCTGCTGCACAAGGAAGAGTTCAAGGAGCAGTACTACCACGAGGGCTACCAGCCACCGCTGCGCGCCCGGCTGCGCCACCGGCTCGCCCGGAAGCAGGACCGGGGTAGGGCCAAGGCGCACGGTGACACCGCCGCCGAGCTGATGACCTCCCCCGCCGTCACCGTCCGCCCTCAGTCCGCGATCGTGTACGCGATGCGCCTGATGGACGAGCGCGGCGTCAAACGCCTGCCGGTCGTCGACGAGAACGGGGTCCTGCAGGGCATCGTCAGCCGCCAGGACCTGCTCAAGGTCTTCCTCCGCTCGGACGCGGCGATCACCGAGGAGATCCAAAAGGACATCCTGGACCGCTCCGTGTGGACTGACACCTCCCAGGTGAAGGTCTTGGTGCACCGGGGTGTGGTGACCCTGACCGGCCGGATGGAACAGCGCAGCGAGGCACGGTTCACCGCGCATATGGCGGTGCGGGTCAACGGCGTGGTCGATGTCGTCGACGAGATCCGGTGGGACGAGGACGACTCTCCCGCGTGAACGGACCGGTAGCGGTTCCGGACCGGACGGCTCCCGCCCCGCGCTGGAAGCGGGGCGGGAGCCGTCCGGCGGGGCCCGTGGTCGCCCCGGGTGGGTGATCGTCGCGGCCGACATGAGCACCGGCGATCAACGGTCACCGCGGACATGTCGCCTCCTCACCGCGGGCCTTCTACGACCCGCCACCGCGCCGGGGCCGGGCAGAGCCGCAGGACGCGCGTGCCGCCGAGGCCTTCCGACCTCTGCGACAGCCATACGGCGGGCCGGTTCGCACGGCGGGACCATCGGCGGCCGCAGTCGGGACCTTGGTCTCCGTCGTCGAGGTGCCGCAGCGGCCATGCTGGGGGCCGGACAGAAGACCCGGGAGCACAGGGAGGTCATGAGATGACCGTCACGAAGGAAGAAGTACGGGTCCACGCGGGCGAACTCGCCGAAAAGATCAAAGAGTTCATCCACGAGGGCAACATCCGCCGGATCTTCGTGAAGAACGTTCACGGGCACACCGTGCTGGAGGTACCGGTCACCGTCGGGGTGGTGGCATTCATCGCCGCTCCCGTGGTGACCGCGGTCGGCGCACTGGCCGCGCTGGCCGCGGAATGGTCCATCGAGGTCGAACGCGACGAGCAGGGCGACGGAACCGCCTAGGGTGTCCTCTGCTCGGCCACGCGCGCGTTCTGGGGAATCCTCGCAGAGCCACTGGAGGCAGAGGTGGGCGTCACCATGCCGGCAGGTCGGCCGGCCATCGCCACGCGCCGGGTCGGCTACACGATCGCCGCCGTCATCGACATGACACTGTTGCATGTCATCAACGTCCGGCCGGGCTGGCAAGCCGTACCGTTCCTCACCGAAGACGTCCGGCAAGTGCTGTGGCTGGTCAACCTCTCAGTGATCGTGGGATTCGCCGCCAACATGATCTACCTGGTCCACGATCCGAAGTGGGTGAGACACGCCGGTGAGCTGATCACCACGGTGATCAGTCTTGTCATGCTGATCCAGGTTCTGCGGGTCTTCCCGTTCGCCTTCGACGACCCTTCCGTCGACTGGGCGCTCATCACGCACACGGTGCTGATCGTGGCCGTTGTCGTCACCGCCGTGGTGGTGGTGAACCTTGCGATGCTCCCGCGGCGGGTAACCGAACGGTGACCCGCGGCCCGCCCAGAGGCCGCCGCCACGCCGCACTCCGGCTCGGGCGGCGCATCCGCCGTTAATTCAGCGACGCGCTCCACCGCAGCCGGGTCCCGCCTTCGGAAGGGACTCTGCGGTGAAGACGCCTCCGAGCCGCGTGGCCCGTTCCCCGGGGTCGCGCAGGCCGCTGCGGCGGCCTGGCGGTCACCCGGTCACCGACCGCGACCTCGATCACGTCTCCGGGCATGATCTCGGCGGGCCGGGACACCGGGTGACGCCGTGCCGTACCTCGGCCAAGGGCGTAGTGATCGGGTGAAGACCGGTGATCCGGTACCGGAAGAACTCTCCTTCGGCCCACCGGTCGGTGCCGAAGAACCACCCCACTCTCCCCACGCTGGGGAGGGTGAGCCCGTCGAAGGTGGTCCAGGCGGTGATCTCGCCGCCGAAGGGGTGCCGCCCCCATGATCCGGTGTTGTCCGGGTCTCCCCACCGGTCGAACGCGAACGACCGGATCCGGCCGTCGGCGGTGAGCTCGTAGCGGGTCCGGACCGTCTCGCCGTCGATCGTGTGACTGACGCCGATGTGCGTGTCGTCCTCGGCCGACCATGTCGCGCCGAAACGGGGCAGCAGCGACGTCGGCACCCAGCACGCCTCCGCCCCCGCCCGCTCGGCGGCCGAGCGGGAGACGTCGGTTCCCTCGGCGTGGACCAGTGGGATCAGACCGGCCACTGTCCAGTCCATACCGCCGCGTCCTTCGGCGTAGTGATCCGAGCCGGTGATGAGGCCAGCGACCCGCGCCGCCCACACGAACCCTCGGTGCGGGACGAGCACCTGGCGGGCCCGGAACGGGAGCCATCTTCCGATCCTGATGCTGCCCCGCATGCGAAGGCGGACGGCCAACGCCAGAGGCGTGCCTGGCGCGATAGCCCCGACAAGGTGCCTGCACACCGGCGCGGGCAGTCCCGCGACCTCGGCCGCGGTGAAGACCGCGGGGGCTGGGAGCCGCGCCAGGAGGGTTCTTTCGATCCGTGACCACTCCGTTCTGTTCATGACGTCCTCCTCCCCGTACGCCTCAGAACCCGGGAGGCGAGGAGCGCTCCTGCAAGGACGATCGCATTCACGATGACGCCTGCGGTCGTCTGAGGGGGACTGACCGGCAGGAGCGGCAACGACAGGGCCGTGGCGGTGAGAGCGGCCAGACGCCAGGAGGGGTGCCTCCTCGCGTACGGATCCCATCGGCTCAGGCGTCGGATACCGGAGCAGGCGATCCCCGAGGCACCGGACCTGCCGGTCAACGGACTTCCGACCTGTTCCCCGGCCGGTCCGCCGTGAGAACAGGCGCATACGGCGAAGGCGAGGGGTCGTCGGCTCGGTGCTTGACGACGGCCACCGGGCACCGGGCCTGACGGAGCACCTCCTGGCTCACCGAACCGAGCATTCCTCCCCTGAGGCGGCCCAGTCCTCGGGATCCCACGACCAGCAGCCGGGCCCGCTCACCGCAGGACAGCAGGGCGGGTACGGGTGACCCGTCCGGCGTGCTGATTGTGACGACCACGTCACGATGGTTCGGGGACAGCCGGGTCATGGCCTCGGCGACCCACCGCTCGGCCTCCGCCCTCTGCCGCAAGAAGGCGTCCGCCTTCGCGTGGATCACGTGGACCGGCAGCCGGTGGTTTCGGGCGTATCCGAGCGCGAACGTCAGGGCGGCCAGGGAGCAGGAGGATCCGTCGACCCCCACCACGACGTCCGCCGGCCATGCCCGCGACCGCGGGTCGACCCGTTCCGGTACGGCCAGCACAGGACAGAAAGCGTGGACGACGGCATGGGCGCTCACCGAGCCGAGCAGCAGCCCGGCGACCCTGCCGAGCCCCCGGCTGCCCACCACCAGCATCTCCGCCGTCCGGCTGAACAGGACCAGCTCGGGTCCGGGAGACCCGCGGGCCAGGATCGACCGTACGGGCCGGCCGGGCAGCAACCGCTCGGCCAGTTGCACCCCGTCCATCAGGGTACGACCCGCGAGCCTACGCTCCTGATCGGTGATCGCAGCCTCGCGTTCGGCGTGGGGCCCGTCCCAGACGTGGCAGACGGTCAGCTCCGCCCCCCGCACCCTGGTCTCCCGCGCTGCCTGCTCGACGGCGGCACGGCTGTGAGGTGATCCGTCGAACGCCACAACCACTTCACGTCTCATCGGCGAGCCTCGCGTTCAGAGTCGGTGACGAGCCGTCCGCGGGCCCGTACGGGAGCGGCCTTCGGGACGGGACGCCGGTCATCTCGCCGGGGCCGGGGGAAGCACCGGGACCAGGCGGAACACGCCTGTCATGAGTTCCGGCGGCTCCCGCCGCTCGGGGATCTCACCCGCCACGGCGCGCAGAACGTCGGTGACGGTCACCATTCCCACCAACCTGCCGGCCTCTCCCAGCACCGGGATCGCGTCGACCCCGGCACCGATCATGACTGCGGCGGCGTCGGCCAGGCGTGCCTCGGGGGTGGTGTGCGGACAGCGGTGTTCGGCCACCAGCGCGCGAACGGGAACCTGTGACTGCTCGATCGGGCCGCCGGACCAGCGGGCGGTGAGGTCCTCGCGGGTCAGCACACCCCGCAAACGGCCGTCCGCCTCGACGACGGGCAGATGGTGAACGTCCGCGCGGCGCATGATCTCCCAGGCCAGCAGGGGCGATTCCTCGGGGGTGACCGCGACGAGGATCCGGCTCATCACCTGGACCACGGCGAGGTCGCGGACGTCGGTCATACCTCCCCCTTGGGACGCACCACGGCGACGGGGCAATGGGCGTGGTGCAGCACGCCGTGGCTGACCGAACCCAGCACGGCCGAACCGAGACCGCCCATCCCCCGGGAGCCGACCACGACCAGATCCGCTGCCTCCGAGGCCTCGCGCAGGACGGCCACCGGGTGGCCGATGACCACCGTCTCCTTGATCTCCACCTGCGGGTAGCGCTCCCGCCACGGCACGAGCGTCTCGGCGGCCAGGCGCTTCTCCACCGCCAGGGTGTCGTCGATCAGCGAGGTGTAGGCCGCGGCGTACGGGCCGAGGACGGAGGCCTGCACGGCGTGGATCGCGTGCAGCCGGGCCTTGCGCAGGACGGCCTCCTCGAAGGCGTACGCGAAGGCGGCCGTCGAGCCCGACGAGCCGTCGAACCCCACGACGACCTCGTCGTGGGTCTGGTGCCGCGTCTTCTTGACGACCACGACCGGAGCGGTCACGTGCCCGGCCAGGGCAAGCGAGACCGAGCCCAGCAACAGTCCGGCGAATCCACCGAGGCCCCGGCCGCCCAGCACGAGGTGTTCGGCGTCCTCGGCCTCACGCCGCAGGATGTCGACCGGTTTGCCCTGCCCCAGAACGGTCTCCACCTTCAGCTGAGGGAAGTGCGCACG contains:
- a CDS encoding CBS domain-containing protein, with the translated sequence MRVKVSEVMTREVTSVGGATPFKDVAEVLIAHGVSAVPVVDAGNHVIGVVSEADLLHKEEFKEQYYHEGYQPPLRARLRHRLARKQDRGRAKAHGDTAAELMTSPAVTVRPQSAIVYAMRLMDERGVKRLPVVDENGVLQGIVSRQDLLKVFLRSDAAITEEIQKDILDRSVWTDTSQVKVLVHRGVVTLTGRMEQRSEARFTAHMAVRVNGVVDVVDEIRWDEDDSPA
- a CDS encoding DUF4342 domain-containing protein, with amino-acid sequence MTVTKEEVRVHAGELAEKIKEFIHEGNIRRIFVKNVHGHTVLEVPVTVGVVAFIAAPVVTAVGALAALAAEWSIEVERDEQGDGTA
- a CDS encoding DUF6544 family protein, with product MRLFSRRTGRGTGRKSVDRQVRCLGDRLLRYPTPEPMGSVREEAPLLASGRSHRHGPVVAAPAGQSPSDDRRRHRECDRPCRSAPRLPGSEAYGEEDVMNRTEWSRIERTLLARLPAPAVFTAAEVAGLPAPVCRHLVGAIAPGTPLALAVRLRMRGSIRIGRWLPFRARQVLVPHRGFVWAARVAGLITGSDHYAEGRGGMDWTVAGLIPLVHAEGTDVSRSAAERAGAEACWVPTSLLPRFGATWSAEDDTHIGVSHTIDGETVRTRYELTADGRIRSFAFDRWGDPDNTGSWGRHPFGGEITAWTTFDGLTLPSVGRVGWFFGTDRWAEGEFFRYRITGLHPITTPLAEVRHGVTRCPGPPRSCPET
- a CDS encoding universal stress protein; translated protein: MRREVVVAFDGSPHSRAAVEQAARETRVRGAELTVCHVWDGPHAEREAAITDQERRLAGRTLMDGVQLAERLLPGRPVRSILARGSPGPELVLFSRTAEMLVVGSRGLGRVAGLLLGSVSAHAVVHAFCPVLAVPERVDPRSRAWPADVVVGVDGSSCSLAALTFALGYARNHRLPVHVIHAKADAFLRQRAEAERWVAEAMTRLSPNHRDVVVTISTPDGSPVPALLSCGERARLLVVGSRGLGRLRGGMLGSVSQEVLRQARCPVAVVKHRADDPSPSPYAPVLTADRPGNRSEVR
- a CDS encoding CBS domain-containing protein: MTDVRDLAVVQVMSRILVAVTPEESPLLAWEIMRRADVHHLPVVEADGRLRGVLTREDLTARWSGGPIEQSQVPVRALVAEHRCPHTTPEARLADAAAVMIGAGVDAIPVLGEAGRLVGMVTVTDVLRAVAGEIPERREPPELMTGVFRLVPVLPPAPAR
- a CDS encoding universal stress protein; translation: MTAHVTVGADGSPSSQAAVEWAADDAVRRGCALRIVHACPPWIYEMPLHTPPGFRDSMTDHCQRLLEAAADLARAHFPQLKVETVLGQGKPVDILRREAEDAEHLVLGGRGLGGFAGLLLGSVSLALAGHVTAPVVVVKKTRHQTHDEVVVGFDGSSGSTAAFAYAFEEAVLRKARLHAIHAVQASVLGPYAAAYTSLIDDTLAVEKRLAAETLVPWRERYPQVEIKETVVIGHPVAVLREASEAADLVVVGSRGMGGLGSAVLGSVSHGVLHHAHCPVAVVRPKGEV